A window from Leuconostoc mesenteroides subsp. mesenteroides encodes these proteins:
- the pepV gene encoding dipeptidase PepV, which translates to MTVDWKQETEKRKAAYIEDLKALLAVESVRDDSQATPDAPLGPGPTAALVKMLSIAERDGFTTKNIDNIVGYIEIGPKDADEYVAILSHVDVMPAGEGWDTEPFEPVVTDDKIIARGASDDKGPGMSAYYAFKILSDLNVPLKRRVRLIFGTDEENDWTGMTRYFEVEPEPVFGFSPDAEYPIINGEKGNVQVIIKGEATNGGTVMLVDFESGLRTNMVPGIARATVKSSHSEKIVTEFQEFLVANPKISGSTETDGEIIKFVLNGKQVHGAMPETGENAGTYLANFLQDFDFGGTAKSFLTYLGTPAHDDTIGEKFGVQYTDDVMGPLSMNVGIQKFVDGGEAFINFNFRYPKGITPEKIEAGLASQLNGWNVKPTIGGHAQVPHYVAPSDPIVETLLRVYHDQTGLPAHDQVIGGGTYGRLMKRGVAYGALFPDSPDTMHQVNEFALLDDLYRSISIYAQAIAEITNLD; encoded by the coding sequence ATGACAGTTGATTGGAAACAAGAAACAGAGAAACGTAAAGCAGCCTATATTGAAGATTTAAAAGCCTTATTGGCTGTTGAGTCTGTTCGTGATGATTCACAAGCAACGCCTGATGCACCTTTAGGGCCAGGCCCAACGGCTGCTTTAGTTAAGATGTTGTCTATTGCTGAGCGAGATGGTTTCACTACCAAAAATATTGACAACATTGTAGGCTATATTGAAATTGGTCCTAAAGATGCTGATGAATATGTCGCTATTTTGTCTCACGTTGATGTGATGCCTGCAGGAGAGGGTTGGGATACTGAGCCATTTGAGCCTGTTGTAACGGATGATAAGATTATTGCCCGCGGTGCTTCAGATGACAAGGGACCAGGAATGTCAGCCTACTATGCTTTCAAAATTTTGTCTGATTTGAATGTACCATTGAAACGTCGGGTTCGTCTGATTTTTGGAACTGACGAAGAAAATGATTGGACGGGGATGACTCGTTACTTTGAAGTTGAGCCAGAGCCTGTATTTGGCTTCTCACCAGATGCTGAATATCCAATTATCAACGGAGAAAAGGGAAATGTTCAAGTAATCATCAAGGGTGAGGCGACTAATGGTGGAACTGTTATGCTTGTTGATTTTGAGTCTGGATTGCGTACGAATATGGTTCCTGGAATTGCTCGTGCAACGGTAAAATCATCTCATTCAGAAAAAATCGTAACAGAATTCCAAGAGTTTTTGGTTGCAAATCCAAAGATATCTGGTTCCACTGAAACTGATGGTGAAATCATCAAATTTGTCTTAAACGGTAAGCAAGTTCATGGAGCGATGCCCGAAACAGGAGAAAACGCTGGAACTTACTTAGCAAACTTCCTGCAAGACTTTGATTTTGGTGGTACAGCTAAGTCATTCTTAACGTATTTGGGAACACCAGCACACGATGATACTATTGGCGAAAAATTCGGTGTTCAATATACTGATGATGTGATGGGACCTTTGTCTATGAATGTTGGTATTCAGAAATTTGTTGATGGTGGCGAGGCCTTTATTAACTTTAATTTCCGTTATCCAAAGGGAATTACACCGGAAAAAATTGAAGCAGGTCTTGCTTCTCAATTGAATGGATGGAATGTAAAACCAACGATTGGTGGACATGCTCAAGTCCCTCATTATGTTGCACCTAGTGACCCAATAGTGGAAACATTATTGCGTGTTTATCATGACCAAACCGGTTTGCCAGCACATGATCAAGTCATTGGTGGTGGCACATACGGTCGTTTAATGAAACGTGGTGTTGCTTATGGTGCACTATTCCCAGACTCACCAGACACAATGCACCAAGTTAACGAATTTGCTTTACTTGATGACTTGTACCGCTCAATTTCGATTTATGCACAAGCAATTGCTGAAATTACTAATTTAGACTAA
- a CDS encoding DUF2075 domain-containing protein — protein MFMEKNSFLLSDEEKLSTEQAYLIRDVVNFVNQSLKQEKKKVLIIEGGAGSGKSVVLFEIFKQLQHAVLNNELSVLHQTNNYLLVNHAEIWKIYRDLAGKTEELKKKQFLKPTTFIHQMDKAQRHADVVLIDEAHLLLTEPDPYNKFNQTNQLVEIIKRAQVIILVFDSHQVLKFKSMWTNQKLEEIVSQYAPKRYQLSNQYRMLGHNEHVVQWIDNLTQNKEISTLDNIDGFDFQIFSNANALYRMIQQQNKRVGMSRLLATTDYPYTVNRGTWYVTIDDFKLPWDQLDTGTTPWALRPETIHEVGSVYTIQGFDLNYAGVIIGPSITFDDEKNKIVVHTEKYEDNAAFRQTKGHSFSEQDKESIMLNALNVLLKRGRQGLYICAADRVLRAKLATIIKKS, from the coding sequence ATGTTTATGGAAAAAAATAGTTTTCTTCTCTCTGATGAGGAAAAGTTGTCGACTGAACAGGCCTATTTAATTCGAGATGTGGTTAACTTTGTGAATCAGAGTTTGAAGCAAGAAAAAAAGAAAGTATTGATTATTGAAGGCGGCGCCGGCTCAGGGAAAAGTGTTGTCCTCTTTGAAATATTTAAACAACTTCAACATGCCGTGTTAAATAATGAATTGTCAGTACTTCATCAGACCAATAATTATTTACTTGTCAATCATGCTGAAATATGGAAAATATACCGTGATTTGGCAGGAAAAACTGAAGAATTAAAAAAGAAACAGTTTCTAAAACCTACAACTTTTATTCATCAAATGGATAAAGCGCAACGTCATGCAGATGTTGTATTAATTGACGAAGCACATTTATTGTTAACTGAACCTGATCCTTACAATAAATTCAATCAAACCAACCAACTAGTTGAGATTATCAAACGGGCTCAAGTCATTATTTTAGTTTTTGATAGTCATCAAGTCTTAAAATTCAAAAGTATGTGGACAAATCAAAAGTTAGAAGAAATCGTTTCGCAGTACGCACCAAAAAGATATCAATTAAGTAATCAATATCGTATGCTTGGTCATAATGAGCATGTTGTTCAATGGATTGACAATTTAACACAAAATAAAGAAATTTCAACATTGGATAATATCGATGGATTCGATTTTCAGATTTTTTCAAATGCTAATGCCCTTTACAGAATGATTCAACAACAAAATAAGCGAGTGGGCATGTCACGTTTGTTAGCGACTACGGATTATCCGTATACAGTTAATCGCGGTACTTGGTATGTGACAATAGACGATTTTAAATTGCCTTGGGACCAGTTAGATACAGGTACAACACCATGGGCGTTGAGACCGGAAACAATTCATGAAGTTGGATCAGTGTACACAATTCAAGGTTTTGATTTAAACTATGCGGGTGTGATTATCGGGCCTAGTATCACATTTGATGACGAAAAGAATAAAATCGTGGTTCATACCGAAAAATATGAGGATAATGCTGCTTTTCGGCAAACAAAGGGGCACTCATTTAGTGAGCAAGACAAAGAATCAATTATGTTGAATGCGCTAAATGTACTATTAAAACGTGGCCGACAAGGATTATATATTTGTGCTGCAGATCGTGTATTGCGTGCGAAATTAGCTACGATTATTAAAAAATCGTAG
- a CDS encoding NAD(P)H-hydrate dehydratase — MKTLTEDILYRVIKKRAKDSHKGTYGRVLIIGGTAQFGGAVIMNALAAVNSGAGLVTVATDPSNFTALHSRLPEAMVVDFNEDLTEYIKKSDVILIGSGLGDRIDLVQHTFYVILPRQILIVDGSALTLVAENKLKWPKSRLVLTPHQMEWQRLSGVTIDEQSFEAFNMLAQQRMNVKPILVLKQHHTQIYTSDCAFEIPVGGPYQATGGMGDTLAGMIAGFTAQFMLSFPEAILAAVYAHSAIADELAKTHYITLPTKISASIPEFMHRYAR; from the coding sequence ATGAAAACATTAACTGAAGATATTTTATACCGAGTTATCAAAAAAAGAGCCAAAGACTCACATAAAGGGACCTATGGCCGTGTTCTAATCATTGGCGGTACGGCACAATTTGGTGGTGCAGTAATTATGAACGCATTGGCTGCGGTTAATTCTGGAGCCGGACTAGTAACCGTAGCCACAGACCCATCAAACTTTACTGCCTTACACAGTCGACTACCAGAAGCCATGGTAGTTGACTTTAATGAGGATCTGACCGAATATATTAAAAAATCAGACGTTATTTTAATCGGATCAGGTCTAGGCGATCGTATTGATTTAGTACAACATACATTCTATGTTATTTTGCCACGCCAAATACTCATCGTTGATGGTTCTGCTTTAACTTTAGTTGCTGAAAACAAGTTAAAGTGGCCAAAGTCACGGCTCGTTTTAACACCACATCAGATGGAGTGGCAACGCCTCAGTGGTGTAACAATCGATGAACAATCTTTTGAAGCATTTAATATGCTAGCGCAACAAAGGATGAATGTTAAACCAATTTTAGTTTTAAAACAACATCATACTCAAATTTATACCAGTGACTGTGCTTTTGAAATACCCGTCGGTGGACCTTACCAGGCTACCGGGGGGATGGGTGACACACTCGCAGGGATGATTGCCGGATTTACAGCACAGTTTATGCTGTCATTTCCAGAAGCAATTTTAGCCGCAGTCTATGCTCATTCTGCCATAGCTGACGAACTAGCTAAAACCCATTACATCACACTACCCACAAAAATCAGTGCCTCAATACCTGAATTTATGCATCGCTATGCTCGATAA
- the xth gene encoding exodeoxyribonuclease III — MKFISWNIDSINAAVEHKSVRGEMTWHTLNEIAAMRPDVFAIQETKLKSTGLTKKQKTTIAELFPEYHLYVNSSTARSGYSGTMVLSKVEPIQVAYPAIAAPAPMDLEGRIITLEFPDFFVSTVYTPNSGSSLVRLPERGEWDDKYREYIQSLDATKPVIFSGDMNVAHQEIDLKNPKTNRHSAGFTDQEREKFSALLDAGFTDTFRLLNPDTPSIYTWWAQISKTSKINNSGWRIDYYLVSDRIAKNVTKSSVIDTGARQDHAPILLEISI, encoded by the coding sequence TTGAAATTTATCTCATGGAATATCGATTCTATCAATGCGGCAGTTGAACACAAAAGTGTCCGTGGTGAAATGACTTGGCATACATTAAACGAAATTGCGGCCATGCGCCCTGACGTTTTTGCCATCCAAGAAACAAAATTAAAATCAACAGGCTTAACAAAAAAACAAAAGACAACTATTGCAGAACTGTTTCCAGAATACCATTTGTACGTGAACTCTAGTACTGCGCGCTCTGGCTACTCTGGCACAATGGTGCTCTCCAAGGTGGAACCAATTCAAGTAGCGTATCCGGCTATTGCTGCACCCGCCCCCATGGATTTGGAAGGGCGAATCATCACCCTAGAATTCCCTGATTTTTTCGTATCAACTGTCTATACACCTAATTCAGGTAGCTCATTAGTACGTCTACCTGAACGCGGTGAATGGGATGATAAATATCGTGAATATATCCAAAGTTTGGATGCTACCAAACCAGTTATTTTTAGCGGTGACATGAACGTCGCACATCAAGAAATTGATTTGAAAAATCCCAAGACAAATCGGCATTCTGCTGGATTTACTGACCAAGAACGGGAAAAGTTTTCAGCGCTATTAGATGCTGGATTTACAGACACTTTCCGATTATTAAATCCAGACACACCAAGTATTTATACTTGGTGGGCACAAATTAGTAAAACAAGTAAAATCAATAATTCCGGTTGGCGAATTGATTACTACTTGGTTAGCGATAGAATCGCTAAAAATGTCACGAAATCTTCTGTTATAGATACGGGTGCGCGCCAGGATCACGCACCGATTCTTCTTGAAATTAGTATATAA
- a CDS encoding exonuclease: MNFVAMDFETANREKHSAVSIALAVVRDNQVVDKFYSLIKPETTFSSYNTAIHGIHQQDVVDAPKFPEVWQTISPFFTENKLVVAHNAPFDNSILKGTLQYYHIDEPHYLLLDTVQTSRKLFPNFENHKLNTVAGNLGITLDHHHNALDDAVAAANILIYESDHFGSEVLKPYVKNK; this comes from the coding sequence ATGAATTTTGTAGCAATGGATTTTGAAACAGCAAACCGTGAAAAGCATTCGGCGGTTTCTATAGCCTTAGCTGTTGTACGTGATAATCAAGTTGTTGATAAGTTTTATTCATTAATCAAACCGGAAACAACGTTTAGCTCATACAACACAGCTATCCATGGTATTCATCAACAAGATGTAGTTGATGCGCCAAAATTTCCCGAAGTTTGGCAAACAATTTCACCTTTTTTCACAGAAAATAAATTAGTGGTGGCCCATAACGCACCATTTGATAACAGTATCTTAAAAGGAACATTGCAGTATTACCATATTGATGAACCGCATTATTTGCTGTTAGATACGGTACAAACCAGTCGTAAGTTATTTCCAAACTTCGAAAATCATAAGTTAAATACTGTTGCTGGTAATTTAGGGATTACGTTGGATCATCACCATAATGCGCTTGATGATGCAGTAGCTGCAGCCAACATCTTAATTTATGAATCTGATCATTTTGGATCAGAAGTACTTAAACCGTATGTTAAAAATAAATAA
- a CDS encoding GNAT family N-acetyltransferase yields MTFDMSQPITFSLEEASLARAAEWQQLIQELMVETDTFLIASMRNGDEIPVKSDAPAITLLLIAEQGEQSLPVGIGSIENEEIGVAILQQFHGAGLGQDLMRALLDWAKLNELSKVWLDVQIDNDIAVHIYQKYGFLSVGEKEHFTLPNGRDTELQRMALEL; encoded by the coding sequence ATGACATTCGATATGAGCCAACCGATCACGTTCAGCTTAGAAGAAGCCAGCTTAGCCAGAGCTGCTGAATGGCAACAATTAATTCAAGAATTAATGGTGGAAACAGATACTTTTTTGATTGCAAGTATGCGTAATGGGGATGAGATACCTGTAAAAAGCGATGCACCGGCAATTACTTTGTTGTTGATTGCTGAACAAGGTGAACAATCATTACCGGTAGGAATAGGATCTATCGAAAATGAAGAAATTGGTGTGGCTATTTTGCAACAATTTCATGGTGCTGGTCTTGGTCAGGATTTAATGCGAGCACTTTTGGACTGGGCTAAACTTAACGAGCTATCAAAAGTATGGCTAGATGTACAAATTGATAATGACATCGCCGTGCATATTTATCAGAAATATGGATTTTTAAGTGTGGGTGAAAAAGAGCACTTTACGTTGCCAAATGGTCGTGATACAGAGTTGCAAAGAATGGCCTTGGAGTTATAA
- the tsaE gene encoding tRNA (adenosine(37)-N6)-threonylcarbamoyltransferase complex ATPase subunit type 1 TsaE has translation MKEFLTNNFEQTQSLASRIASLAYPGLVITLNGDLGAGKTTFTQGFSLALGVKSRVKSPTFNIMNTYTAREFPIYHFDAYRLEMTGADNQGFEDFIGTDGVTLIEWPQYMNDLLPNNRLDITFTRGEADNERTISIAGVGSVIEIEEKL, from the coding sequence ATGAAAGAATTTTTAACAAACAATTTTGAGCAAACACAAAGTTTAGCTAGTAGAATAGCATCACTTGCTTATCCTGGTTTAGTGATCACGCTGAATGGTGATCTAGGGGCGGGGAAAACAACCTTTACTCAGGGATTTTCACTTGCTTTAGGGGTGAAGTCAAGGGTTAAGAGTCCAACATTTAATATTATGAATACTTATACAGCGCGTGAGTTTCCCATTTATCATTTTGATGCTTATCGCTTGGAAATGACGGGTGCTGATAATCAAGGATTCGAGGACTTTATCGGCACGGATGGTGTAACGCTTATTGAGTGGCCGCAGTATATGAATGATTTGTTGCCAAACAATCGGTTGGACATCACATTTACTCGAGGTGAGGCTGATAATGAACGGACAATAAGTATCGCAGGTGTTGGTTCAGTTATTGAAATTGAGGAAAAACTATGA
- a CDS encoding class C sortase, whose product MTKRTSKKKNKQSIFLNIIFLIGFLVALYPFYVGALNHFIDQQRIKTIQKETTKDISAKEARMQQKNAQLRKEGIQLGSDPFSGATDNENGVLKKHLIGTISISKINVHIPLFDTTNEETLNYGATVLQGTSFPLGGKGTHSVISAHRGLASRMLFTNLNHVKKNDTFVLTVFHKKLAYKVFKIEVVKPENYQGLQVEPDKDLVTLITCTPYMVNSHRLLVTGYRIPYKKNMTKNIEKADTFNNIHQALIIISIILLIVVQFICLYKRIVRIKLAKKKFDLSFYRLDIDGNPVSSVAFQLFSKNKKIALKRDGEPLIRRSNDEGLVTFDDIPGRLYYVKEATTNENSGVIAGVKKLKDKNMTFYPTKKSKPFFHTDNNKLWITR is encoded by the coding sequence ATGACTAAGCGAACTAGTAAAAAAAAGAATAAGCAAAGTATATTTTTAAATATTATTTTTCTTATAGGCTTTTTAGTAGCATTGTATCCCTTTTACGTCGGTGCGCTGAATCACTTTATTGACCAGCAACGAATTAAAACCATTCAAAAAGAAACGACTAAAGATATATCAGCAAAAGAAGCACGTATGCAACAGAAAAATGCACAGTTAAGGAAAGAAGGTATTCAACTTGGTAGCGACCCGTTTTCTGGTGCTACTGACAACGAAAATGGGGTATTGAAGAAGCATTTAATTGGAACAATTAGTATTTCTAAAATTAATGTGCATATTCCACTTTTTGACACAACTAATGAAGAAACACTTAATTATGGTGCAACTGTCTTACAAGGGACATCTTTCCCTTTGGGTGGAAAAGGAACGCATAGTGTTATTTCGGCGCACCGTGGCTTAGCTTCACGAATGTTATTTACGAACTTAAATCATGTTAAGAAAAATGATACTTTTGTGTTAACTGTATTTCATAAAAAATTAGCTTATAAAGTTTTCAAAATTGAAGTTGTTAAACCTGAAAATTACCAAGGACTGCAAGTTGAACCTGATAAAGATTTGGTAACCTTGATAACCTGTACACCTTACATGGTCAATTCTCATCGTTTACTGGTGACAGGATACCGTATCCCTTATAAGAAAAACATGACCAAAAATATTGAAAAGGCTGATACGTTTAACAATATCCATCAAGCGCTTATTATTATTAGTATCATTTTATTAATCGTAGTGCAATTTATTTGCTTGTATAAACGCATCGTACGTATCAAGTTAGCTAAGAAGAAGTTCGATTTATCATTTTATCGTTTAGATATTGATGGTAATCCCGTTTCATCTGTCGCCTTTCAATTGTTCTCTAAGAACAAAAAAATTGCTTTAAAAAGAGATGGAGAACCATTAATCCGTCGTTCGAATGATGAAGGGCTTGTTACATTTGATGATATTCCAGGTAGACTCTACTATGTTAAAGAAGCTACAACTAACGAAAATAGTGGGGTTATTGCTGGCGTAAAAAAGCTAAAAGATAAGAATATGACCTTTTATCCAACTAAAAAGTCAAAACCTTTTTTCCATACGGATAACAATAAACTGTGGATTACGAGATAA
- a CDS encoding class C sortase, protein MAEQKQNNTNIFLKLFIALMFFIGFLVFMYPFIANGVNNYVAQKELNVANQLNQSNQKASAKKLEKLIKKNNQKSVENQQLGISPVKNILGQTLNNVPKESRGYYQKHSLGSIFIPKISLSLPVFDTTTDSLLYKGITLLPGSSYPVGGKNTHTVLMGHSGLPNQELFTHLHELKKGDKFFLKIYGKRLAYQVIRIKVVLPTDLSDITIQTNQDLATLVTCTPYMVNTHRLLVTGKRVPLDRSSFDQQEKKAVSYQGKYLLCLTTLILVFIALIFYIIRREVIELLSHKRNYQLSFFVYNNGHAISGYKFTVVDFFGKKILNDQGELCESTSDSRGYVSFGEISGGKYKIIPMNSNMNIKPFKAIVKHLKDKKFYIRKVVKNGYQIDTEGGETND, encoded by the coding sequence ATGGCAGAACAAAAACAAAACAACACTAATATATTTCTGAAACTATTCATTGCATTAATGTTTTTCATTGGTTTTTTGGTATTCATGTACCCTTTTATTGCTAATGGCGTGAATAACTATGTCGCGCAAAAAGAATTAAATGTTGCGAATCAACTAAATCAAAGCAATCAGAAAGCCAGTGCCAAGAAACTCGAAAAATTAATCAAAAAGAACAATCAAAAGTCAGTAGAAAATCAACAACTTGGGATATCACCCGTCAAAAATATCTTAGGGCAAACATTGAACAATGTACCCAAGGAGAGTAGAGGGTACTATCAAAAGCACTCGTTAGGCAGCATATTCATTCCTAAAATATCTCTGAGTTTACCGGTGTTTGATACAACGACTGACAGTCTTTTATATAAAGGAATCACATTACTACCAGGTAGCTCTTATCCTGTTGGCGGAAAAAATACGCACACCGTTTTGATGGGGCATAGTGGTTTGCCTAATCAAGAATTATTTACTCATCTGCACGAATTAAAAAAAGGCGATAAGTTTTTTTTGAAAATATATGGGAAACGTTTAGCTTATCAAGTTATTCGAATCAAAGTAGTTTTACCAACAGATTTAAGTGATATCACAATACAAACTAATCAAGATTTGGCAACTTTGGTCACGTGTACACCCTATATGGTCAATACACATCGATTATTGGTGACTGGGAAAAGAGTACCTTTGGATAGAAGTTCGTTTGATCAACAAGAAAAAAAAGCAGTATCCTATCAGGGGAAATATTTGCTTTGTTTGACGACGCTGATCCTGGTTTTTATAGCGTTGATCTTTTATATCATCAGACGTGAGGTTATTGAATTATTGTCACATAAAAGGAATTATCAGTTATCATTTTTTGTTTATAACAATGGTCACGCTATTTCTGGATACAAGTTCACTGTAGTCGATTTTTTTGGTAAAAAAATATTAAATGATCAAGGTGAATTATGTGAGTCTACGAGTGACTCAAGAGGTTATGTATCATTTGGTGAAATTAGTGGTGGCAAGTATAAAATAATTCCGATGAATTCAAACATGAATATCAAACCTTTTAAAGCAATAGTTAAACATTTAAAAGATAAAAAATTCTATATCAGAAAAGTAGTGAAAAATGGTTACCAAATAGACACAGAAGGTGGCGAAACAAATGACTAA
- a CDS encoding SpaH/EbpB family LPXTG-anchored major pilin → MKSKSWSQMAHAILLVLPLLVSALFGVTSVSADTTDSVNVTLHKRVFDEGKVPDSKTNTGEVDNNFGGTPLAGVTFTAYDVTDHYLNLRSNGDTAEKASQEVQSDAADAAPSYATKVAEGVTAGADGTVTFSNLKSKDGDKDKVYLFVETNSPTNVTQKAAPIVLALPVYKSGSDSEINSDVHVYPKNEQADAITKDLNAESKKDLMVTLPDGSKVYNATYGQKFGYQLQIAVPWNIADKDTFNVVDTPNLGIDDDATTVKVAGLTEGTDYTVSATNATAQNGKGFTIEFMTNSAAVKAAAGKKLTVTYDATLTNAAVPDKALNNTATLKIGNGTDVTTTPVQGPEIYTGGVKFVKQDKQSAAKLAGAEFQLVKLNANGDKVAYATQATDGSYTWASNNDSATTYTSNNQGSVELKGLEYSSKLSDGQSYALVETKAPTGYALLTAPVKFTVTKGSYADNQTITVTNIKKGILPSTGGSGIYLFLIAGALLMSGAYVWNKRNKKNQNI, encoded by the coding sequence ATGAAAAGTAAGTCATGGTCACAAATGGCTCATGCGATTTTACTCGTACTTCCTCTTTTAGTATCAGCCTTGTTTGGTGTTACTAGTGTATCTGCGGATACAACAGATAGTGTTAATGTTACATTGCATAAAAGGGTCTTTGATGAAGGGAAAGTACCAGATAGTAAGACCAATACAGGTGAAGTAGATAATAATTTTGGTGGAACGCCATTAGCAGGTGTTACTTTTACAGCTTATGATGTAACTGACCATTACTTGAATTTACGTTCTAATGGTGACACTGCTGAAAAAGCATCCCAAGAGGTTCAATCTGATGCCGCTGATGCTGCACCAAGTTACGCCACAAAAGTTGCAGAAGGTGTAACAGCTGGAGCCGATGGCACAGTAACTTTTTCAAATTTGAAGTCTAAGGACGGCGATAAAGACAAGGTTTACTTGTTTGTTGAAACAAATTCACCAACGAATGTTACACAAAAAGCTGCGCCAATTGTGTTAGCTTTACCCGTTTATAAGTCAGGGTCAGACTCAGAAATTAATTCTGATGTTCATGTTTATCCCAAGAACGAACAAGCTGATGCTATTACAAAAGATTTAAACGCCGAAAGTAAAAAAGATTTGATGGTGACATTGCCTGATGGATCAAAGGTTTATAATGCCACTTATGGTCAAAAGTTTGGTTATCAATTACAAATAGCAGTACCATGGAACATTGCGGATAAAGATACATTTAATGTAGTTGATACTCCTAACTTAGGTATTGATGATGATGCTACTACAGTAAAGGTTGCAGGATTAACTGAAGGAACTGACTATACAGTTTCGGCAACTAATGCAACTGCCCAAAATGGTAAAGGCTTTACAATAGAATTTATGACAAATTCAGCTGCTGTTAAGGCTGCTGCTGGTAAAAAGTTAACAGTTACTTATGATGCTACCTTGACTAATGCTGCCGTTCCTGACAAAGCATTGAACAACACGGCTACGTTAAAAATTGGTAACGGAACAGATGTTACTACTACACCGGTTCAAGGACCTGAAATTTACACTGGTGGTGTGAAATTTGTTAAACAAGACAAGCAAAGTGCTGCAAAGCTTGCTGGTGCAGAGTTCCAGTTGGTTAAGTTAAATGCTAATGGTGACAAAGTTGCCTACGCGACGCAAGCAACTGATGGTTCATACACATGGGCATCAAATAATGACTCAGCGACAACATATACATCAAATAATCAAGGATCAGTTGAATTAAAGGGTCTTGAATATTCAAGCAAGTTGTCTGATGGTCAAAGCTATGCACTTGTTGAAACAAAGGCGCCAACAGGCTATGCACTTTTGACAGCTCCTGTTAAGTTTACAGTTACTAAAGGAAGCTATGCTGATAATCAAACAATCACTGTGACAAACATTAAGAAGGGTATCTTACCATCAACTGGTGGTTCTGGTATCTACTTGTTCTTGATTGCAGGTGCACTTTTGATGAGTGGCGCATATGTTTGGAATAAGCGTAATAAGAAGAACCAAAATATCTAA